One Melanotaenia boesemani isolate fMelBoe1 chromosome 8, fMelBoe1.pri, whole genome shotgun sequence DNA segment encodes these proteins:
- the atg10 gene encoding ubiquitin-like-conjugating enzyme ATG10, whose product MLINEFQNPPGTFNLPQLHTAEMSCSFLDEERFRWCCRLLLQQSEQLRDGWSWEAVQGSEEGFLRKTMVRSVPADWMAPQRGSRLFSLETQEQETEQPGSLREDEEDEDVCTVKDGSSLQLQYEYHILYSCSYAVPVLYFRASTLEGRSLTLEEVWSSIHPSFRVHLQSCPLNAVSQQEHPLLGQPFFFLHPCRTEEFMRPVVEAAQNHSRPVNYVLSWLSAVGPVVGLDLPLQYSTQLHPAASPSSSSMEAD is encoded by the exons ATGCTGATCAACGAATTTCAGAACCCACCGGGAACATTTAATCTTCCACAACTTCACACAGCAG AGATGAGCTGTAGTTTCCTGGATGAGGAGCGTTTCCGCTGGTGCTGCCGGCTCCTCCTGCAGCAGTCGGAGCAGCTCAGAGATGGATGGAGCTGGGAGGCGGTCCAG GGGTCAGAGGAAGGCTTCCTGAGGAAGACCATGGTCAGGTCAGTTCCTGCTGACTGGATGGCTCCTCAGAGAGGTTCCCGTctcttcagtctggaaacacAGGAACAGGAGACGGAGCAG CCCGGCAGCCtcagagaggatgaagaagatgaagatgtcTGCACGGTAAAGGATGgcagcagcctgcagctccAGTACGAGTACCACATCCTGTACTCCTGCAGCTACGCTGTCCCTGTTCTGTACTTCAGAGCCTCCACACTGG AGGGAAGGAGTCTGACGTTGGAGGAGGTGTGGAGCTCCATCCATCCAAGCTTCAGGGTTCATCTCCAGAGCTGTCCTCTGAACGCAGTCAGTCAGCAG GAGCATCCTCTGCTGGGTCAgcccttcttcttcctccacccCTGCAGAACTGAGGAGTTCATGAGACCCGTGGTGGAGGCAGCTCAAAACCACAGCAG GCCAGTGAATTACGTGCTGTCGTGGCTCAGTGCGGTGGGTCCTGTGGTGGGTCTGGATCTTCCTCTGCAGTACTCCACCCAGCTCCAtcctgcagcttcacccagcagcagcagcatggagGCGGACTGA